The following proteins are encoded in a genomic region of Iodidimonas sp. SYSU 1G8:
- a CDS encoding M15 family metallopeptidase: MRRPFFTFGYLLMLVTAHPVQAADTLPEGFVYLEETVPGLRVDLAYSGTENFVGAVVDGYEGTRAILSAPAAKALAAVQEELRPFGLGLKVFDAYRPQRAVAHFVRWAEMPDDPDIKALYYPDIDKHRLFEEGYVATRSSHSRGSTVDLTVVSLADGAELDMGTRFDFFGPESWPGHEPLSDEQRANRLLLRLAMERHGFKPFDKEWWHFTLTNEPFPDTYFDFPVR, encoded by the coding sequence ATGCGCCGCCCTTTTTTCACCTTCGGATATCTGTTGATGCTGGTCACGGCCCATCCTGTCCAAGCCGCCGACACCCTGCCCGAAGGCTTCGTGTATCTGGAGGAGACGGTCCCGGGACTGCGCGTCGATCTCGCCTATTCGGGAACCGAGAACTTCGTCGGCGCGGTCGTGGACGGTTACGAAGGGACGCGTGCCATTCTCTCCGCCCCCGCCGCGAAGGCCCTTGCCGCCGTTCAGGAAGAATTGCGACCGTTCGGTCTCGGCCTGAAGGTGTTCGACGCCTATCGCCCGCAGCGAGCGGTGGCGCACTTCGTCCGCTGGGCCGAGATGCCCGACGATCCTGACATCAAGGCGCTCTACTACCCCGACATCGACAAGCACCGCTTGTTCGAGGAGGGCTATGTGGCGACGCGGTCAAGCCACAGCCGTGGCAGCACGGTGGATCTGACGGTGGTTTCGCTGGCGGATGGCGCCGAACTGGACATGGGCACGCGGTTCGACTTCTTCGGCCCGGAATCCTGGCCAGGTCACGAGCCGTTATCCGACGAACAGCGGGCGAACCGGCTCCTGCTGCGCCTTGCCATGGAACGGCACGGGTTCAAGCCGTTCGACAAGGAGTGGTGGCACTTCACCCTGACGAACGAACCCTTTCCGGACACCTATTTCGACTTCCCCGTCCGCTGA
- a CDS encoding twin-arginine translocase TatA/TatE family subunit, translating into MAIKALLVILLLVLVFGKGKISDLMGDMAKGIRSFRKGLAEDDEDEAVAEKPAALQPPAPVATAMAEPARKDPV; encoded by the coding sequence ATGGCCATCAAGGCTCTGCTCGTCATCCTGCTGCTCGTCCTTGTATTCGGGAAGGGCAAGATTTCCGATCTCATGGGTGACATGGCGAAAGGCATCCGCAGTTTCCGCAAGGGGTTGGCCGAGGATGACGAGGACGAAGCGGTGGCGGAGAAGCCGGCCGCGCTTCAGCCGCCCGCGCCCGTGGCGACGGCCATGGCCGAACCTGCGCGCAAGGACCCCGTCTAG
- a CDS encoding undecaprenyl-diphosphate phosphatase yields the protein MVSLLAADGQTIVEALILGLIEGLTEFLPVSSTGHILLAGHFMGFESAGKTFEVVIQLGAILALLLVYAQRLLGVAAAAPKDPAARRFIASILLAFLPAAVIGVLAHDFIKTVLFETPWLICAMLILGGIVLLFVDRMKLTPRHTDAMRYPPGLAFRIGLCQCLAMVPGVSRSGATIVGALLMGTDKRSAAEFSFFLAMPTMAGAVVYDLYKNRDVLSFDDTAIIAIGFVAAFVTALLVVRGLLAYVGRRGFGLFGWWRIAIGSAGLLALFLIG from the coding sequence ATGGTCTCGTTGCTCGCGGCGGATGGTCAGACCATCGTCGAGGCGCTGATCCTCGGCCTGATCGAGGGTCTGACCGAATTCCTTCCCGTGTCGTCGACCGGCCATATCCTGTTGGCCGGTCACTTCATGGGGTTCGAGTCGGCGGGAAAGACCTTCGAGGTCGTCATCCAGCTCGGCGCCATTCTCGCGCTGCTGCTCGTCTACGCCCAGCGTCTGCTGGGCGTGGCGGCGGCCGCGCCGAAGGATCCGGCGGCGCGGCGGTTCATCGCCAGCATCCTGCTGGCGTTTCTGCCGGCGGCGGTGATCGGCGTTCTGGCCCATGATTTCATCAAGACGGTGCTGTTCGAAACCCCATGGCTGATCTGCGCCATGCTGATCCTCGGCGGCATCGTCCTGTTGTTCGTCGACCGGATGAAACTGACGCCCCGCCATACGGACGCCATGCGCTATCCGCCGGGTCTAGCCTTCAGGATCGGGCTATGCCAATGCCTCGCCATGGTCCCGGGTGTGTCGCGTTCGGGCGCCACCATCGTCGGCGCGCTGTTGATGGGTACCGACAAGCGCTCCGCCGCCGAGTTCTCGTTCTTCCTGGCCATGCCGACCATGGCCGGGGCCGTCGTCTATGACCTCTACAAGAATCGCGACGTGCTGAGTTTCGACGATACGGCGATCATCGCCATCGGCTTCGTGGCCGCCTTCGTCACGGCGTTGCTGGTGGTGCGCGGCCTGCTCGCCTATGTCGGCCGGCGGGGCTTTGGCCTGTTCGGCTGGTGGCGGATCGCCATCGGCAGCGCGGGGCTGTTGGCCCTGTTTCTGATCGGCTAG
- the secD gene encoding protein translocase subunit SecD yields MQTPKWQIYLYSVVILFGIVMALPNVFHKDKLAELPGWMPKQQVTLGLDLRGGSHLVLEVDSKALIKERLQSMADDIVLSVKQAKIQSIRATPVGDAVMVKFLDTGRSADIRKIIQDITQAPPSAFGTPQPDVNIEPRGTDQFRVTFTEEGERRRIVAAVDQSLEVVRKRIDGAGVAEPTIQRVGTDRILVQLPGEQDPGRITKLLGGTAKMSFHLVTDPVAPGATPPHGVIVLPDESTGQMVALIERPMLTGDHLEGSDVSFAQYTSEPQVGFKFDATGARLFGRITQQNTGKRMAIVIDNKILSAPTINEPILGGQGVITGNFTTTEARDLSTMLKAGALPAPLVVIEERTVGADVGGDAITMGAWSGLIGFGLVFVFIVMLYGSWGLIANLALALNTILTVAALSILGATLTLPGIAGIVLGIGLAVDANVLINERIREESRKGIGAYAALDAGFRKAYATIIDSNVTTLIAVVLLFAMGSGPVRGFAITMGLGIVISMFTAVAVVRVIMLQLIRWKGLKTMSMEPPIGVVPYGTTISFMKARFFGIGFSIVLSVASIILFITPGLNYGIDFKGGIQLEVATPEKSDLGAMRDALGGLGLGDVALQNVDNDRTVLIRIESQPGGEQAQRVAVETVRTTIEKLVPGAVFDRTEVVGPKVSGELAQDGLIAVVLASIAMLFYIWFRFEWYFAVGAIVTLILDVTKTIGFFALTGLDFNLTAIAAVLTLVGYSVNDKVVVYDRMRENMRLYKKLSLREIIDRSINETLARSIYTSATAFLAMLPMAVIGGTAVESFAVPMLFGIFIAASSSIFIAAPIMLFLGDWRTRYRDAQDIEDGVVEGTAKTVPGQSSGALPKS; encoded by the coding sequence ATGCAGACACCCAAGTGGCAGATTTATCTTTACAGCGTCGTGATCCTCTTCGGGATCGTGATGGCGCTTCCCAATGTGTTCCATAAGGACAAACTGGCCGAGTTGCCCGGCTGGATGCCCAAGCAGCAGGTGACATTGGGCCTCGATCTTCGCGGTGGCTCGCACCTCGTTCTGGAAGTGGATTCCAAGGCTCTGATCAAGGAACGCCTGCAGTCCATGGCCGACGATATCGTCCTGTCGGTGAAGCAGGCCAAGATCCAGAGCATCCGCGCGACGCCGGTCGGCGACGCGGTGATGGTGAAATTCCTGGATACCGGCCGCAGCGCGGATATTCGCAAGATCATTCAGGACATCACCCAGGCCCCGCCATCGGCATTCGGCACGCCCCAGCCGGACGTGAACATCGAACCGCGCGGCACGGATCAGTTCCGCGTGACCTTCACCGAGGAAGGCGAACGGCGGCGTATCGTTGCCGCGGTCGATCAGAGCCTGGAAGTGGTACGCAAGCGTATCGACGGCGCCGGTGTCGCCGAACCCACCATCCAGCGCGTCGGCACGGATCGCATTCTGGTCCAGTTGCCCGGCGAACAGGATCCGGGCCGCATCACCAAGCTGCTGGGCGGCACCGCCAAGATGAGTTTCCATCTGGTGACCGATCCGGTCGCGCCGGGCGCGACCCCGCCTCATGGGGTGATCGTGCTGCCCGACGAGAGCACCGGCCAGATGGTGGCCCTCATCGAGCGGCCGATGCTGACCGGCGATCATCTCGAAGGTTCGGACGTCAGCTTCGCCCAATACACCAGCGAACCGCAGGTCGGCTTCAAGTTTGACGCCACCGGCGCCCGCCTGTTCGGCCGTATCACGCAGCAGAACACCGGCAAGCGCATGGCCATCGTGATCGACAACAAGATCCTGAGCGCGCCCACCATCAATGAACCGATCCTGGGCGGACAAGGCGTCATCACCGGCAACTTCACCACCACCGAGGCCCGGGACCTGTCGACCATGCTGAAGGCGGGTGCCCTGCCCGCGCCGCTGGTCGTCATCGAGGAACGCACGGTCGGCGCCGATGTCGGCGGGGACGCGATCACCATGGGCGCCTGGAGCGGCCTGATCGGCTTCGGCCTGGTGTTCGTCTTCATCGTGATGCTCTACGGATCATGGGGCCTGATCGCCAATCTGGCGCTTGCCCTGAACACCATCCTGACCGTTGCCGCGCTGAGTATTCTCGGCGCCACCCTCACATTGCCCGGCATCGCCGGCATCGTGCTCGGTATCGGCCTCGCCGTTGACGCCAACGTGCTGATCAATGAGCGTATCAGGGAAGAAAGCCGAAAAGGCATCGGCGCCTACGCGGCGCTCGATGCGGGTTTCCGCAAGGCCTACGCCACAATCATCGATTCCAACGTCACGACCCTGATCGCGGTCGTCCTGCTGTTCGCCATGGGCTCCGGCCCCGTGCGCGGCTTCGCCATCACCATGGGCCTCGGCATCGTGATCTCCATGTTCACCGCCGTCGCCGTGGTGCGGGTGATCATGCTGCAGCTGATCCGCTGGAAGGGCCTGAAGACCATGTCGATGGAGCCGCCGATCGGCGTGGTGCCCTATGGCACGACGATCAGCTTCATGAAGGCGCGCTTCTTCGGCATCGGCTTCTCGATCGTGCTGTCCGTCGCCTCGATCATCCTGTTCATCACCCCCGGGCTGAACTATGGCATCGATTTCAAGGGCGGCATCCAGCTGGAAGTCGCCACGCCGGAGAAGTCCGATCTGGGCGCCATGCGCGATGCGCTCGGCGGCCTGGGGCTGGGTGACGTCGCCCTGCAGAACGTGGACAATGACCGCACCGTGCTGATCCGGATCGAGAGCCAGCCGGGCGGCGAGCAGGCACAGCGCGTGGCCGTGGAGACGGTGCGCACGACCATCGAAAAATTGGTCCCGGGGGCCGTCTTCGACCGGACCGAAGTGGTCGGGCCGAAGGTGAGCGGCGAGCTGGCGCAGGACGGCCTGATCGCCGTCGTGCTCGCCAGCATCGCCATGCTGTTCTACATCTGGTTCAGGTTCGAGTGGTACTTCGCCGTGGGCGCCATCGTGACCCTGATCCTCGATGTCACCAAGACCATCGGCTTTTTCGCCCTCACCGGACTCGACTTCAATCTGACCGCGATCGCGGCCGTGCTGACCCTGGTCGGCTATTCGGTCAACGACAAGGTCGTGGTCTACGACCGCATGCGCGAGAACATGCGGCTCTACAAGAAGCTGAGCCTGCGCGAGATCATCGATCGAAGCATCAACGAAACCCTGGCCCGAAGCATCTACACCTCCGCGACGGCCTTCCTCGCCATGCTGCCCATGGCGGTGATCGGCGGCACGGCGGTGGAAAGTTTCGCCGTGCCCATGCTGTTCGGCATCTTCATCGCCGCCAGTTCGTCGATCTTCATCGCGGCGCCGATCATGCTGTTCCTTGGTGACTGGCGGACGCGCTACAGAGATGCCCAGGACATCGAGGACGGCGTCGTCGAAGGCACGGCCAAAACCGTGCCGGGGCAGAGCTCCGGCGCCCTGCCGAAGTCCTGA
- a CDS encoding response regulator transcription factor yields the protein MSRKLLVVEDDSITSSYLVQSLREQGYTVDIAEDGREALYLASDGAYDLVVLDRMLPGLDGLSVLKALRAARIETPVLLLSALSTLDERVKGLKAGGDDYMVKPFAVSELLARIEVLLRRRSAGPEAETKLRCADLEMDLIARKVSRAGKIIELQPREFALLEYLMRHQGQLVTRTMLLEAVWDYHFDPQTNVIDVHISRLRQRVDKGFEQSLIHTIRGAGYRLAAEG from the coding sequence GTGAGCCGCAAGCTGCTAGTCGTGGAGGATGATTCCATTACCTCCAGCTACCTGGTGCAGAGCCTCCGGGAGCAGGGCTATACCGTGGATATCGCCGAGGATGGACGAGAAGCGCTTTATCTCGCTAGCGATGGCGCCTACGACCTTGTCGTTCTGGACCGGATGCTTCCCGGACTGGATGGACTGTCCGTTCTCAAGGCGCTGCGTGCCGCCCGAATCGAAACACCGGTACTGTTGCTCTCGGCGCTCAGTACGTTGGACGAGCGGGTGAAGGGCCTCAAGGCCGGCGGCGACGACTACATGGTCAAACCCTTCGCCGTTTCCGAACTCCTCGCGCGTATCGAGGTGCTGCTGCGCCGACGCAGCGCGGGTCCCGAAGCCGAGACCAAGCTGCGCTGCGCCGATCTGGAAATGGATCTGATTGCCCGCAAGGTGTCGCGCGCGGGCAAGATCATCGAGCTTCAGCCGCGTGAATTCGCGCTGCTCGAATATCTCATGCGCCACCAGGGGCAACTCGTTACGCGGACCATGCTGCTCGAGGCCGTGTGGGACTACCATTTCGATCCCCAGACCAACGTCATCGACGTCCATATCAGTCGGCTGCGCCAGCGGGTGGACAAGGGCTTCGAGCAGTCACTGATCCACACCATACGCGGCGCCGGATACCGGCTCGCAGCCGAAGGCTAG
- a CDS encoding HAMP domain-containing sensor histidine kinase, with protein MASRPQSATLQIARALVPLAVIATLVPFGVLFFELSRVYEEKAAREVAEELSTLRSVYSQEGPAGVDMLIRHRLRGPTRKHLLYLLEDGARYRVAGNITAWPSKTGSTFQWTVTELSRSTFSEPEVMGAAGSELPGRYRVLVAMPRSEWGVPTQIIFQAAGLGLAIALALTVVTGYAVSRFLQRHMSSIVETAEDILGGDLSRRVKVTYLPVEFSVVSASLNAMLSRIEDSMTTMRAVTDSIAHDFRSSLTRLGARLEMASGGRGGEQELRTAMRDAASEVDSMLHVLNSLLEIARAEAGVSGDQMVDMDLATLISDVGDLYVPVAEESGLRLNVHAAEPIQVRAHPELLAQAIANLIDNAIKYSPRGTAIELRASLGPLGPLIEVSDRGPGIPAEARERVIHRFVRLDAARKSPGSGLGLSLVAAVAKLHGAFLKLHDNLPGLTAVIQFVSKPRRKPPLSFLFRGARER; from the coding sequence ATGGCAAGCCGTCCGCAGAGCGCCACGCTCCAGATCGCTAGGGCGCTGGTGCCGCTGGCCGTGATCGCCACGTTGGTTCCCTTCGGCGTGTTGTTCTTCGAGCTGTCTCGCGTCTATGAAGAAAAGGCTGCGCGGGAGGTCGCCGAGGAACTGTCGACGTTGCGGTCGGTCTATTCGCAGGAAGGGCCGGCGGGCGTCGATATGCTCATCCGGCACCGGCTGCGCGGCCCGACGCGCAAGCACCTACTGTATCTGCTGGAGGACGGGGCGCGCTACCGGGTGGCGGGTAACATCACCGCCTGGCCGTCCAAGACCGGCTCCACCTTTCAGTGGACCGTGACCGAGCTCAGCCGGTCGACCTTCAGCGAGCCCGAGGTCATGGGCGCGGCGGGCAGTGAACTGCCGGGACGCTACAGGGTGCTCGTGGCCATGCCCCGATCGGAATGGGGTGTTCCGACCCAGATCATCTTCCAGGCCGCCGGTCTGGGACTCGCCATTGCGCTCGCGCTCACCGTGGTCACGGGATACGCCGTCTCCCGATTCTTGCAGCGTCACATGAGCAGCATTGTCGAGACGGCGGAGGACATTCTGGGCGGCGATCTCTCACGCCGCGTGAAGGTAACCTATCTTCCCGTTGAATTCAGTGTGGTTTCCGCCTCGCTTAACGCGATGCTGTCTCGCATCGAGGACAGCATGACCACCATGCGGGCGGTGACAGACAGCATCGCCCACGATTTTCGCAGTTCTCTCACAAGGCTGGGCGCGCGCCTTGAGATGGCGTCGGGCGGGCGCGGCGGGGAGCAGGAACTGCGCACTGCAATGCGCGACGCGGCCAGCGAAGTTGATTCCATGCTGCACGTGCTCAATTCCCTTCTGGAAATCGCCCGCGCCGAGGCCGGGGTGAGCGGTGATCAGATGGTCGACATGGACCTGGCCACGTTGATCTCGGATGTCGGGGATCTCTACGTCCCGGTTGCCGAAGAGAGTGGGTTGCGGCTCAACGTCCACGCGGCGGAACCGATCCAGGTTCGGGCTCATCCGGAACTGCTCGCGCAGGCCATTGCCAATCTTATCGATAACGCCATAAAGTACTCGCCGCGCGGCACCGCCATCGAACTGCGCGCCTCGCTCGGTCCACTTGGTCCGCTGATCGAGGTCAGCGACAGGGGGCCGGGCATCCCGGCCGAGGCTCGCGAGCGGGTGATTCATCGCTTCGTCAGATTGGACGCAGCCCGCAAAAGTCCGGGCTCCGGCCTGGGTCTTAGCCTGGTTGCTGCAGTTGCGAAATTGCACGGCGCTTTTCTGAAATTGCACGATAATTTGCCCGGCCTGACGGCCGTGATTCAATTCGTGTCGAAACCCCGCAGAAAGCCGCCGCTCTCCTTCCTGTTCCGGGGGGCGCGGGAAAGATGA
- a CDS encoding energy transducer TonB — translation MIGFGLVILLHVGIVYALITGLAKEVVQVIRGPMETEIIDEIQTDDEPPPPPPPEFERPPPAFVDMPVLNIETAPATTNAIQSVTNERPVVKPPPPPPAPPKKARTEPQQNPKRPITQPEYPSTSVRLEEEGAVVLKFMVKPDGRVDADSITVEESSGFERLDKAAIAEARKAWRFTPATEDGKPVAAWHHFRVVFELKKARGR, via the coding sequence ATGATCGGCTTCGGCCTCGTCATTCTTCTTCACGTCGGGATCGTCTATGCGTTGATCACCGGTCTCGCCAAGGAAGTGGTCCAGGTTATTCGCGGACCAATGGAGACCGAGATCATCGACGAGATTCAGACCGATGACGAGCCGCCGCCGCCGCCGCCGCCGGAGTTCGAGCGTCCGCCGCCCGCCTTCGTCGACATGCCGGTGCTGAATATCGAAACAGCGCCCGCGACCACCAACGCCATTCAGTCAGTGACTAATGAGCGTCCGGTCGTCAAACCGCCGCCGCCGCCGCCGGCGCCGCCGAAGAAGGCGCGCACCGAGCCGCAGCAGAACCCAAAGCGGCCGATCACGCAGCCGGAATATCCGTCGACCTCCGTCCGCCTCGAAGAAGAGGGCGCGGTCGTGCTGAAGTTCATGGTGAAGCCTGATGGCCGTGTCGATGCTGATTCCATCACGGTCGAGGAAAGCAGCGGGTTCGAGCGTCTCGACAAGGCCGCTATCGCCGAGGCCCGCAAGGCCTGGAGGTTTACGCCGGCCACTGAAGACGGGAAGCCGGTTGCCGCGTGGCACCATTTCCGCGTCGTGTTCGAATTGAAAAAGGCCCGGGGCCGCTGA
- a CDS encoding MotA/TolQ/ExbB proton channel family protein → MNRLSNTLPGLASVALALSLLVAPVAAVAQDAAAPAADAAAPADGTTPPVMTDPVAAEPAPAEAPVEAAPIEDEDATVVENPYGLQALWAQGDFVAKGTLIILVIMSMGTWYIMITKVWDQHKLNKQAKAVDNEFWKAPSLQEGLDKLDRNNAFRTLIEKGLGAAAHHEGRLTDQIDGSEWIANNLQREADNINNRLQGGMAFLATVGSTAPFVGLFGTVWGIYHALVAIGVSGQASIDKVAGPVGEALIMTAIGLAVAVPAVLAYNWLGRRNKAVLEFVRNFVTDYGAYLVTSRAAGRPVTATTRSH, encoded by the coding sequence ATGAACCGCCTGTCCAACACTCTTCCGGGTCTCGCGTCCGTCGCGCTTGCCCTCTCACTGCTTGTCGCCCCGGTCGCCGCCGTGGCCCAGGACGCCGCCGCACCGGCGGCTGACGCCGCCGCGCCGGCCGATGGCACGACGCCGCCGGTCATGACCGATCCGGTCGCCGCCGAACCCGCCCCGGCCGAAGCCCCGGTCGAAGCCGCGCCGATCGAAGACGAAGACGCGACCGTCGTCGAAAACCCCTATGGTCTGCAGGCTCTGTGGGCGCAGGGCGATTTCGTCGCCAAGGGCACCCTGATCATCCTGGTCATCATGTCCATGGGCACCTGGTACATCATGATCACCAAGGTGTGGGACCAGCATAAGCTGAACAAGCAGGCCAAGGCCGTCGACAACGAATTCTGGAAGGCCCCGAGCCTGCAGGAAGGCCTGGACAAGCTGGACCGCAACAACGCGTTCCGCACCCTGATCGAAAAAGGTCTCGGCGCCGCGGCCCATCATGAAGGCCGTCTGACCGACCAGATCGACGGTTCGGAGTGGATCGCCAACAACCTGCAGCGCGAAGCCGACAACATCAACAATCGTCTCCAGGGCGGCATGGCCTTCCTCGCCACCGTGGGTTCGACTGCTCCGTTCGTCGGTCTGTTCGGTACGGTGTGGGGCATCTATCACGCTCTGGTCGCCATCGGCGTGTCGGGCCAGGCCTCGATCGACAAGGTCGCCGGTCCGGTCGGTGAAGCACTCATCATGACCGCCATCGGTCTGGCCGTCGCCGTTCCCGCGGTGCTCGCGTACAACTGGCTGGGCCGTCGCAACAAGGCCGTGCTGGAGTTCGTTCGCAACTTCGTGACCGACTACGGCGCTTATCTGGTGACCAGCCGCGCTGCCGGCCGTCCGGTGACCGCGACCACCCGGAGCCACTAA
- a CDS encoding biopolymer transporter ExbD, with translation MAMAVGAQDDEVISTINTTPLVDVMLVLLIIFLITIPVVVQTLPVELPTATNQVTVTKPENVVVAVDAEGKIYWNAVQLANQGVLMDKLAEVAVMVPQPEVHIRGDKNARYDFIGRVVVACQRSGIVKLGFITEPVRAPS, from the coding sequence ATGGCAATGGCCGTCGGAGCGCAAGACGATGAGGTGATCTCGACCATCAACACCACCCCGCTGGTGGACGTGATGCTCGTGCTCCTCATCATCTTCCTAATCACCATTCCCGTGGTGGTCCAGACGCTTCCGGTGGAATTGCCCACGGCTACCAACCAGGTGACGGTCACGAAACCGGAGAACGTCGTGGTCGCCGTCGATGCCGAGGGCAAAATCTACTGGAACGCCGTTCAGTTGGCGAACCAGGGAGTACTGATGGACAAGTTGGCCGAGGTCGCCGTCATGGTGCCGCAGCCGGAAGTCCACATTCGTGGAGACAAGAACGCCCGCTACGATTTTATCGGACGCGTGGTGGTGGCTTGTCAGCGGTCGGGCATCGTGAAGCTCGGGTTCATCACCGAACCCGTTCGCGCACCGTCCTGA
- a CDS encoding biopolymer transporter ExbD, which translates to MGMSVTTGSGDSDDVMMDINTTPLIDVMLVLLIMFIITIPIQTHAVKLDMPQSNNNPPPAVEPVVVELQVDFDGTVLWNGNVVSSMGQLNGYLSDIASQVPQPEIHIRPHKLVKYDYVAKVMASAQRLGLTKMGLINDSVGM; encoded by the coding sequence ATGGGTATGAGTGTAACGACAGGTTCGGGTGACAGCGACGACGTGATGATGGACATCAACACGACACCGCTGATCGACGTCATGCTGGTGCTGCTGATCATGTTCATCATCACCATCCCGATCCAGACGCATGCGGTGAAGCTGGATATGCCTCAGAGCAACAACAACCCGCCCCCGGCCGTCGAACCGGTCGTGGTCGAGTTGCAGGTGGACTTCGACGGCACCGTTCTTTGGAACGGCAACGTGGTGTCCAGCATGGGGCAGTTGAACGGCTACCTGTCCGACATTGCCAGCCAGGTGCCGCAGCCGGAAATCCACATCCGGCCGCATAAGCTGGTGAAGTACGACTACGTCGCGAAAGTGATGGCGTCGGCGCAGCGGCTTGGTCTGACCAAGATGGGTCTGATCAACGATTCCGTCGGCATGTAA
- a CDS encoding tetratricopeptide repeat protein — MNWKPLVASVTFALMAPVMVSGVTNVGVALAAKDTISQKLAKPLTEAQGAINSKDWDGALAALATAKKVEKRSPYENFMIANFEYNAYVGKKQLPQAAKAAQAMIDSGYASPEQVNSMRKAILQIHTNTNNFSAMVDAGQAYLKANPNDLDVMGQIAFAQYKLKQCDAASKTIKQATDAAKASGKAPKETWYQLELTCAVEAQDNAGAVKALENLVRYFPSDDYWNRLLEQQQGAAGGNTDLNIEVYRLKEQTGTMKTAADYIEWAELTQLLQPRLPGEGKRVIDEGFEKGILGGDKQGTDKKHDRMKTLTTTEAAKDLATIAELEPAAKAAPNGDPDAALGDTYASHGQYDKAIEAYERALKKGVKNSAQVQLHLGQAYVKTGNKASATNAFKAVKGDAAYERLAQLWLLAMR; from the coding sequence ATGAACTGGAAACCGCTTGTCGCCTCCGTGACCTTTGCGCTCATGGCGCCGGTCATGGTCAGCGGCGTGACCAATGTCGGGGTGGCCCTGGCCGCCAAGGATACCATCAGCCAAAAACTCGCCAAGCCGTTGACCGAAGCTCAGGGCGCGATCAACTCGAAGGATTGGGATGGCGCGCTGGCCGCTCTCGCGACCGCCAAGAAGGTCGAGAAGCGCAGTCCGTATGAAAACTTCATGATCGCCAACTTTGAATACAACGCCTATGTGGGCAAGAAGCAGCTGCCGCAGGCGGCGAAGGCGGCCCAGGCGATGATCGATTCCGGCTACGCTTCGCCGGAGCAGGTCAACTCCATGCGCAAGGCGATCCTGCAGATTCACACCAACACCAACAACTTCAGCGCCATGGTCGATGCAGGTCAGGCGTATCTGAAGGCCAACCCCAATGACCTCGACGTCATGGGCCAGATCGCGTTCGCGCAGTACAAACTGAAGCAGTGCGATGCGGCCAGCAAGACCATCAAGCAGGCCACCGATGCCGCCAAGGCCTCGGGCAAGGCACCGAAGGAAACCTGGTACCAGCTCGAGCTGACCTGCGCCGTCGAGGCCCAGGACAATGCCGGCGCCGTCAAGGCCCTGGAGAATCTGGTCCGCTATTTCCCGAGCGACGATTACTGGAACCGTCTCCTCGAACAGCAGCAGGGCGCCGCCGGTGGTAACACCGACCTCAATATCGAGGTCTACCGTCTGAAGGAACAGACCGGCACCATGAAGACCGCAGCCGATTACATCGAGTGGGCGGAACTCACCCAGCTGCTGCAGCCGCGTCTGCCGGGTGAAGGCAAGCGGGTCATCGACGAAGGCTTCGAAAAGGGCATCCTGGGCGGCGACAAGCAGGGCACGGACAAGAAGCATGACCGTATGAAGACCCTGACCACCACCGAGGCGGCCAAGGATCTCGCGACCATCGCCGAACTGGAGCCGGCCGCCAAGGCCGCCCCGAACGGCGATCCGGATGCGGCGCTGGGCGATACCTATGCCAGCCATGGTCAATACGACAAGGCGATCGAGGCCTATGAGCGCGCGCTGAAGAAGGGCGTGAAGAACTCCGCCCAGGTTCAGCTGCACCTTGGCCAGGCCTATGTGAAGACCGGCAACAAGGCTTCCGCGACCAATGCGTTCAAGGCCGTCAAGGGTGACGCCGCCTATGAACGTCTCGCCCAGCTCTGGCTGCTGGCGATGCGCTAA
- a CDS encoding lipocalin family protein translates to MAVVKNFDAQRYMGDWHEIATVPASFQDDCSGAAQARYELDGLLVHVTNRCATGSGTEKTAKGLARFAGPSTEGKLEVTFVDVGGWWMWQAAGRYWIIGLDSDYRWSVVGEPGRDYAWILAREEALPDQTLARAAAILREAGYDTCDLIVTSTAQAPGRPQLCTLVPPAGR, encoded by the coding sequence ATGGCGGTGGTGAAGAATTTCGACGCGCAGCGTTACATGGGCGACTGGCACGAAATCGCCACCGTTCCGGCCAGTTTCCAGGATGATTGTAGCGGCGCGGCGCAGGCACGCTATGAACTCGACGGCCTGCTCGTGCACGTCACCAATCGCTGTGCGACCGGTTCGGGCACAGAAAAGACGGCCAAGGGTCTTGCCCGTTTCGCCGGCCCTTCCACCGAGGGAAAGCTGGAGGTGACCTTCGTCGATGTGGGAGGATGGTGGATGTGGCAGGCGGCGGGCCGGTACTGGATTATTGGCCTCGACAGCGACTACCGCTGGTCCGTGGTCGGAGAGCCGGGTCGCGACTACGCCTGGATACTCGCCCGCGAGGAAGCGCTGCCGGACCAGACCCTCGCCCGCGCCGCCGCGATCCTGAGAGAGGCGGGTTACGATACCTGCGACCTCATCGTCACCTCAACCGCTCAGGCACCCGGCCGGCCCCAATTGTGCACGCTGGTCCCGCCCGCCGGACGCTAG